Proteins co-encoded in one Arachis hypogaea cultivar Tifrunner chromosome 13, arahy.Tifrunner.gnm2.J5K5, whole genome shotgun sequence genomic window:
- the LOC112738143 gene encoding uncharacterized protein yields MEECNNKKRVRDDSDTESPESKIPRVDSPVSQLTRVNSAESCEESGGWELVRIESENSVVDELHGEILNILDDMDNVAERDSTFQGLDSVIKSFEEEILAPGQDSNPVPEFGDFIPNLGYLLEASDDELGLPPTVTPNEEVKPEIEESGRVGPDGLDLTGFLGIEDDFRGYEAFGFGNGGWVDYDDSENGYVMIDGLFDYADTTDILWRPESLQAM; encoded by the coding sequence ATGGAGGAATGCAACAACAAGAAGCGAGTTCGGGACGACTCGGACACCGAGTCGCCCGAGTCCAAGATTCCTCGAGTTGACTCGCCCGTTTCTCAGCTCACCCGGGTTAACTCAGCCGAGTCGTGCGAGGAATCGGGAGGATGGGAACTCGTCCGGATCGAATCGGAGAACTCGGTGGTTGACGAGCTCCACGGTGAAATCCTCAACATTCTTGACGATATGGACAATGTGGCGGAGCGTGACTCAACCTTCCAAGGCCTTGACTCCGTCATCAAGAGCTTCGAGGAAGAAATACTCGCACCGGGTCAAGATTCGAACCCGGTTCCCGAATTCGGGGATTTCATTCCGAACTTGGGATATCTCTTGGAGGCATCGGACGACGAACTAGGGTTGCCGCCGACGGTAACACCGAACGAGGAGGTTAAGCCTGAAATCGAAGAATCGGGTCGGGTTGGTCCGGATGGATTGGACCTAACCGGATTTCTAGGGATTGAAGATGATTTCAGGGGATACGAAGCATTTGGGTTTGGCAATGGTGGGTGGGTGGACTACGATGACAGCGAAAACGGTTACGTAATGATAGATGGGTTGTTTGATTATGCGGATACGACGGATATTTTATGGCGGCCGGAGTCGTTGCAGGCCATGTAA
- the LOC140177569 gene encoding uncharacterized protein, which produces MTFTQADFKSNIQNLDDSVVITIQLGDLLVKKVLLDPGSSADVLFYSTFQKMKLSDNNLQPTGGDLVGFSGERVPILGLVWLRITLGEYPLSKTYDIQYLVVDCFSPYNLILGRPFLNKFGAIVSTVHLCVKFSVQDEHIVTIHGDHKEAWHCYNIGMKFQNGPKQPQINNVLSTASSSELADLDPRADFLERPTPTGELRKIHFNKDPNKYTFVGTAISKDELPTIENFLQANADLFAWTPSDMPGIDPQIISHKLAINPSVRPIQQKKRNLGEEKKRASLEETQKLINANFIREIRFTTWLANVVMVRKQNGKWCMCVDFIDLNKACPKDSYPLPSIDSLVDNASGYATLSFMDAYSGYNQILMHPSDQNKTAFITEFGNYCYKVMPFGLKNAGATYQRLMDKIFAKQIGRNIEVYVDDMVTKTKVGHSHIDDLTEIFGQI; this is translated from the coding sequence ATGACGTTCACACAAGCAGATTTCAAATCCAATATTCAAAATTTAGATGACTCTGTGGTCATCACAATTCAATTGGGAGATCTACTAGTAAAAAAGGTACTTTTAGATCCAGGGAGCAGCGCCGACGTTCTGTTTTACTCTACATTTCAGAAAATGAAGCTAAGCGACAACAACCTGCAACCAACAGGAGGAGACCTCGTCGGTTTCTCAGGTGAACGAGTCCCAATACTGGGATTAGTGTGGTTGAGAATCACACTGGGTGAGTACCCTCTATCTAAAACATATGATATTCAGTACCTAGTAGTGGATTGTTTTAGCCCATATAACCTTATACTTGGCCGACCTTTCTTAAATAAGTTCGGCGCAATAGTATCCACAGTTCACCTTTGTGTCAAGTTTTCAGTGCAGGACGAACATATCGTAACCATTCATGGGGATCACAAAGAAGCATGGCATTGCTATAACATTGGAATGAAATTTCAAAACGGACCAAAACAACCTCAAATCAACAACGTCCTCAGCACAGCTAGCAGCTCGGAACTCGCCGATCTAGACCCTAGAGCGGACTTCCTTGAGCGACCTACACCAACAGGTGAGCTACGAAAAATACATTTCAACAAGGATCCTAACAAATACACCTTTGTAGGTACAGCAATAAGCAAAGACGAACTACCTACGATAGAAAATTTTTTACAAGCAAATGCTGACTTATTTGCTTGGACGCCCTCCGATATGCCAGGCATCGACCCCCAGATCATTAGCCACAAGCTGGCTATCAACCCTTCTGTCCGACCAATTCAACAGAAGAAGAGAAACCTCGGCGAAGAAAAGAAACGAGCATCATTGGAGGAAACTCAGAAGCTGATTAATGCTAACTTCATCAGAGAGATCAGATTCACTACTTGGCTCGCCAATGTCGTTATGGTAAGGAAACAAAATGGTAAGTGgtgcatgtgcgtcgactttattGATTTAAACAAGGCATGCCCAAAGGATTCTTATCCTTTACCAtccattgactctttggtggataACGCCTCTGGCTATGCCACCTTAAGTTTCATGGACGCTTATTCGGGCTATAATCAGATACTTATGCACCCTTCTGACCAAAATAAAACAGCATTCATCACTGAATTTGGTAACTATTGTTATAAAGTTATGCCTTTTGgactaaagaatgcaggagcGACCTATCAGCGTCTCATGGATAAAATCTTCGCTAAACAAATCGGCCGCAACATAGAAGTCTACGTTGATGACATGGTCACCAAGACCAAAGTTGGCCACAGCCACATTGACGACCTAACCGAGATCTTCGGCCAGATCTGA
- the LOC112733658 gene encoding uncharacterized protein: protein MAAQITELNNGRTENNNIRQPQPEDAEHHSNPTHVSETIQVEDAQPEDENEEPDELVGPFMSDVMNFELPRRFTLPLTLTPYDGLGNPKKFIKKFRTIMIVNSASDPVLCRCFPNYLDGSALDWLCALPAGSISRFQQLAKLFEDHFAGSAIYLHDSNYLNTIKQGQNESLKDNMTRFTKVTISIPDLHPEVHLHAIKNGLRPGKFQETIVVSKPKTLAEFREKAKGQIDIEELRQARKSDKTNYKDEEKVHNSKKNFKLNPRFNSYTQFNAKREDIIKEILNSKLIKPLRKAGTYEDTKHVDKSKYCAFHQKHGHTTDECVVVKDPLERLARQGHLDKYIGGHIQKRTPTSAGNTPSEQPS, encoded by the coding sequence ATGGCCGCTCAGATCACCGAGTTGAACAATGGCCGAACTGAAAATAACAACATTCGTCAGCCTCAGCCAGAGGATGCCGAACATCATTCAAACCCCACTCATGTATCTGAGACCATTCAAGTCGAGGATGCCCAGCCGGAGGACGAGAATGAGGAACCAGACGAACTCGTAGGCCCTTTCATGTCAGACGTGATGAATTTCGAATTACCACGACGATTCACTTTACCATTGACCCTCACACCTTATGATGGACTCGGAAACCCAAAAAAGTTCATCAAGAAATTCCGAACAATAATGATCGTCAATAGTGCATCTGATCCTGTTTTGTGTCGTTGTTTTCCAAATTATTTAGACGGTTCTGCACTTGATTGGCTTTGTGCTTTGCCTGCAGGTTCAATTTCGCGATTCCAACAGCTGGCTAAGCTATTTGAGGACCACTTTGCTGGCTCCGCAATTTATCTGCATGACTCAAATTATCTAAATACAATTAAGCAAGGACAAAATGAGAGCCTGAAAGACAATATGACTCGTTTTACGAAGGTCACCATAAGCATACCTGATCTCCACCCTGAAGTTCACCTTCATGCCATCAAAAACGGACTTCGACCTGGGAAATTCCAAGAGACGATCGTCGTATCTAAACCAAAAACACTCGCCGAGTTCCGAGAGAAAGCAAAAGGCCAGATTGATATTGAGGAGCTAAGACAAGCTCGGAAGTCCGACAAAACAAACTACAAAGACGAGGAAAAAGTGCATAACagtaagaaaaattttaaactaaaccCTCGTTTTAACTCTTATACACAGTTCAACGCTAAACGGGAGGATATAATCAAAGAGATCCTGAACTCCAAATTAATCAAACCACTAAGAAAGGCGGGGACATATGAGGATACAAAACACGTCGACAAATCTAAGTACTGCGCCTTCCATCAGAAGCACGGCCACACAACCGACGAATGTGTCGTCGTAAAAGACCCCTTGGAACGGTTGGCTCGGCAAGGGCACCTTGACAAGTATATTGGAGGACACATTCAAAAACGTACTCCAACCTCAGCAGGCAATACTCCATCCGAACAACCAAGCTGA